One Archangium lipolyticum DNA segment encodes these proteins:
- a CDS encoding response regulator transcription factor, producing the protein MATRVLLIDDDTRMYELLAQYLGQHGITVTHAPDGGRGLAALEANTYDAVLLDVMMPGMDGLEVCRRIRAKSTLPILMLTARGDETDRVVGLELGADDYLAKPFSPRELLARLRAVLRRAQPASVAEKLESSGVSIDVSAREVRVGGRLVELTGLEFDMLVALVRRAGRVIPRDALLGEAGRSDTVVGERTVDVHISHLRQKLGDEGSRLIKTVRGVGYLFAKEGP; encoded by the coding sequence ATGGCCACCCGCGTCCTCCTCATCGACGATGACACCCGGATGTACGAGCTGCTCGCGCAGTACCTCGGGCAGCACGGCATCACCGTCACCCATGCACCCGATGGAGGACGCGGACTGGCCGCGCTGGAGGCCAACACCTACGACGCCGTGCTGCTGGACGTGATGATGCCGGGCATGGACGGGCTGGAGGTGTGCCGGCGCATCCGCGCGAAGAGCACCCTGCCCATCCTCATGCTCACCGCGCGCGGCGACGAGACGGACCGCGTGGTGGGACTGGAGCTCGGCGCGGATGACTACCTGGCCAAGCCCTTCAGCCCGAGAGAGCTGCTCGCGCGCCTGAGGGCCGTGCTGCGGCGCGCCCAACCCGCGTCCGTGGCCGAGAAGCTGGAGTCCAGCGGCGTCTCCATCGACGTATCGGCCCGCGAGGTGCGCGTGGGCGGCCGGCTGGTGGAGCTCACCGGGCTCGAGTTCGACATGCTGGTGGCCCTGGTACGGCGGGCGGGGCGCGTCATTCCCCGCGACGCGCTGCTCGGCGAGGCCGGCCGGAGCGACACCGTGGTGGGCGAGCGCACCGTGGACGTGCACATCTCCCACCTGCGGCAGAAGCTGGGCGACGAGGGCTCACGCCTCATCAAGACGGTGCGCGGCGTGGGCTACCTCTTCGCCAAAGAGGGCCCATGA
- a CDS encoding periplasmic heavy metal sensor encodes MFGFVVGTACLAGLFYTLRGNRRWGHHHHEGRWSWRGRMRWLFERLDTSPGQEKVLVQAADDLTEAFEKMRDEMSATRAAIARSLRGEAFDGAALRELDAKHDELIDNLRKTLRASLSKTHEALDAKQRRELADLIEHGWGHGYRRHGYGGGCGGWRGARSY; translated from the coding sequence ATGTTCGGATTCGTTGTCGGTACCGCCTGCCTGGCTGGCCTCTTCTACACCCTGCGCGGCAACCGCCGCTGGGGCCACCACCACCACGAAGGCCGCTGGAGCTGGCGCGGCCGGATGCGCTGGCTCTTCGAGCGCCTGGACACCTCGCCCGGCCAGGAGAAGGTCCTCGTCCAGGCCGCGGATGATCTCACCGAGGCCTTCGAGAAGATGCGGGACGAGATGAGTGCCACGCGCGCCGCCATCGCCCGCTCGCTGCGGGGCGAGGCCTTCGATGGCGCCGCCCTGCGCGAGCTGGACGCGAAGCACGACGAGCTCATCGACAACCTGCGCAAGACGCTGCGCGCCTCACTGTCGAAGACGCACGAGGCGCTGGATGCGAAGCAGCGGCGCGAGCTGGCGGACCTCATCGAGCACGGCTGGGGTCACGGCTACCGCCGCCATGGCTACGGAGGCGGCTGCGGCGGCTGGCGCGGCGCCCGGTCCTACTGA
- a CDS encoding cold-shock protein, whose protein sequence is MATGTVKWFNDAKGFGFIAPDDGGEDVFCHHTAINMDGFRSLAEGQKVQYEVTRGPKGLQAQNVRPA, encoded by the coding sequence ATGGCAACTGGTACCGTGAAGTGGTTCAACGACGCGAAGGGCTTCGGCTTCATCGCGCCGGACGACGGTGGCGAGGACGTGTTCTGCCACCACACCGCCATCAACATGGATGGCTTCCGCTCCCTGGCCGAGGGTCAGAAGGTGCAATACGAGGTGACGCGCGGCCCCAAGGGCTTGCAGGCGCAGAACGTTCGTCCTGCCTGA
- a CDS encoding cupin domain-containing protein produces MGDTSVKKVDSQHSPRGQMGQKYLAGGIRVSMRLWENEQPAEPLPPTARDYETVGYVIKGRAELHLEGQVLLLNPGDSWLVPRGASHTYKILESFTAVEATSPPAAVHGRDEKVRDDQAKA; encoded by the coding sequence ATGGGCGACACCAGCGTGAAGAAGGTCGACTCCCAGCATTCACCCAGGGGGCAGATGGGGCAGAAGTACCTGGCCGGAGGCATCCGCGTCTCCATGCGCCTGTGGGAGAACGAGCAGCCCGCCGAGCCGCTGCCCCCCACCGCGCGCGATTACGAGACCGTCGGCTACGTCATCAAGGGCCGCGCCGAGCTGCACCTCGAGGGACAGGTGCTGCTGCTCAACCCGGGCGACTCGTGGCTCGTGCCCAGGGGCGCCAGCCACACGTACAAGATTCTCGAGTCCTTCACCGCCGTGGAGGCCACCAGCCCGCCCGCGGCCGTCCACGGGCGCGACGAGAAGGTCCGCGACGACCAGGCCAAGGCTTGA
- a CDS encoding helix-turn-helix domain-containing protein: MRNVVRPVGPPMLTVREVAEELAVCRATVYALLERGELERVWVGRSIRIPAASLDAFIARGRR, from the coding sequence GTGCGGAACGTGGTGCGGCCGGTGGGCCCGCCGATGCTCACGGTGCGCGAGGTGGCGGAAGAGCTAGCCGTCTGCCGGGCCACCGTCTACGCGCTCCTCGAACGTGGGGAACTGGAGCGGGTGTGGGTCGGGCGCTCCATCCGCATCCCGGCCGCGTCCCTGGATGCGTTCATCGCCCGGGGGCGGCGCTGA
- a CDS encoding uracil-DNA glycosylase family protein, whose protein sequence is MPNLESDTCRNCPYHPRQGLVPSPRSGRAHVPLSAEVHGSETLLLFQAPGINEWSDGRVLSSQESRSAGQRFDTALANAGKRREDFDIAEAVNCYPGQNANGRDLTPKIGAVEACSRWLAELINEKRYTKVVLFGRVAEQSLALAWFSTPTIAHSITSIVRKQYINMERDESIAEALTDLEASEPEASEPEAPPE, encoded by the coding sequence ATGCCGAACCTGGAAAGCGACACATGCCGCAACTGCCCCTACCACCCCCGCCAAGGGCTGGTCCCCAGTCCCAGGAGTGGTCGGGCCCACGTTCCTCTGAGCGCTGAGGTTCACGGCTCGGAGACGCTGCTGCTGTTTCAGGCTCCTGGCATCAACGAGTGGAGCGACGGCAGGGTGCTGTCGTCGCAGGAGAGCCGCTCTGCAGGCCAGAGATTCGACACTGCGCTGGCGAACGCCGGAAAGCGTCGTGAAGACTTCGACATCGCGGAGGCGGTCAACTGCTACCCTGGCCAGAATGCGAACGGACGTGACCTAACGCCGAAGATCGGCGCGGTCGAAGCGTGCAGCCGGTGGCTCGCAGAACTCATCAATGAGAAGAGGTACACGAAGGTCGTGCTCTTCGGCCGTGTTGCCGAGCAGTCACTGGCGCTAGCGTGGTTCTCCACCCCAACTATCGCGCATTCGATCACGAGCATCGTGAGGAAGCAGTACATCAACATGGAGCGCGATGAGTCGATAGCCGAGGCCCTTACAGATCTTGAGGCGTCGGAGCCTGAGGCGTCGGAGCCTGAGGCGCCTCCGGAATGA